CAGCCGGTCTACACTGGATTCAGGATGCAGGGCCTGGGTCGCATTTTGATCGGAATGGGATTGCTGCTGCTCGTCGCCGGCGGTGTGGCCATGCTGCTGGGCAAAACAGGCCTTCCGCTCGGTCGTCTGCCGGGCGACATTCGCTATGAGGGCAAGCACTTCAGCTTCTACTTCCCGCTGGCGACCTGCGTGCTGCTGAGCGTACTGGTTTCGGTAGTCCTTTACCTGTTGTCACACTGGAGACGCTAGAATCTGTCTCTGCATGGCGGCTGGGATTAAACTCAATAATTGGTGAGCAGCTCTTCCTCACAACGCGCGCGGCAGCATCCAGAACGCGATTCAGACAATGAATCGCAGATGGGCCTTTTCTTTGAGGCACCCGTTGCTCACGAAGACACACCTCGCATCTGGAAGATCGGTGAGCTGGTCACCGAGGCTCGCGCGCAGATTGAGCGCCGCTTTGCGGAACTGCGTGTCG
The DNA window shown above is from Acidobacterium capsulatum ATCC 51196 and carries:
- a CDS encoding DUF2905 domain-containing protein encodes the protein MIGMGLLLLVAGGVAMLLGKTGLPLGRLPGDIRYEGKHFSFYFPLATCVLLSVLVSVVLYLLSHWRR